The sequence CGCCTCCTACCGCCTCGTGCAGCACGCGCTCGCCGAGGACAACGTCATCTCCGTCACCGGCAGGATCGAGGACCGCGACGGAACGGTGAACATCTTCGGCAGCAAGCTCGCGGTACTGGACGTGTCCTCGGCCGAGCACGGCGGGAGGCCGCCCGTACGGCTCGCGCTCCCCTCCCACCGGATCACCGAGCGGTCCGTGGGCGAACTGAAGAGGATCCTCGCGGACCACCCGGGCGACAGCCCGGTCCACCTCAGCGTCCGCGGCGCACGGAAGACCACCGTCTACGCGCTGGGGGCCAAGGTGGACGCCACCACCATCGCCTCCGACGTGAAGGGCACGTTCGGGGCCGAGGCATGGGTGGGCCTCGTGTGATGCCGTGCCGGGCGCGGCTACAGGACCGCGAAGGCTTCCTCCACGGCCCGGCAGGTGGCCGCGAGGTCGTCCTCCGACACCACGGCGGGCACGAACCAGCAGGCCATGCCGTAGGCGTTGGTGTGCACCCCGCGCTTGAGCAGCTCGTGGCGGAAGGCGTCGTACCGGGGCTGATCGGTCCGCAGCAGGTCCCGGTACTGCCGTGTGGGGGTGCCGTCCGGGGTGAACACCACCTGGAACATGGCACCGACCCCCTGCACCGCGCACGGCACACCGCTGTCGTGCGCGGCGCGGCGCACCGTTTCCATCACACGGCGCCCGGTCTCGTCGATCCGTTTGGTGACGGCGGGGTCGTTCAGGGTGCGCAGCGTCACGAGGGCGGCCGTGGCGCACAGGGGTGACGCGTTGTAGGTGCCGCCGTGTTTGACCTCCGCGCGGGCCAGTGGCTCCATCACCTCGCGCCGGCCGGCGAAGGCGGCGATCGGGAGGCCGCCGCCCAGTGCCTTGGAGAACACTGCGAGGTCCGGCAGCACTCCGAAGAGCCCCTGGGCGCCGCCGGGGCCGGTACGGAATCCGGTGCACACCTCGTCGAAGATCAGCACGATCCCGCGTGCCGTGCACTCGTCTCGCAGCAGGTCCAGGAATCCCGCGTCGGGCATGGTGCAGGCGTTGTTGGCCACGATCGGCTCGCAGATGACGGCCGCCAGGTCGCGGTGGGCGTCCAGGACGGCCCGCAGGGCCGCCGGGTCGTTCCACGGGCAGACCACCACGTCGTCCACGACACCGGCCGGAATGCCGGGCGAGTGGGGTACGGAGTGGGGTGCGTCGTACGGCCCGGCTTCGGCGAGGGTGGGGCGGTTGGAGATGGCCAGGGTGTCGGACCAGCCGTGGTAGTGCCCCTCGAATTTGAGGATTCCGGACCGTCCGGTGTATCCGCGTGCCGCGCGCACCGCGCCCTGTACCGCCTCGCTCCCCGAGTTGGCGAAGCGCACCAGATCCGCGCAGGGCACCATCCGGCAGATGAGCTCGGCCAGTTCGACCTCCGGCACGTTGCAGGTGCCGAACATCGTGCCGGTGTGCAGGACCTCGGTGAGGGCGTCGGTGAGGAGCGGGGAGGCGTGGCCCAGGACCGCACTGCCGTAGGAGACGAGGTAGTCGATGTACTCGTTGCCGTCGACGTCCCGGATGCGGGCACCCGAACCGCTCTGCATGTAGAGCGGGTACGGGTGTGGTCCGGTCGAGGTCAGCCGGGCCGAGGAGCTGATCCCGCCGGCGAGGGATGCCTGCGCGCGGTCGAACCAGGACCTGCTGCCCTCGGTACCGCCGAGCGCCGGGAAAGCGTCATTCATCGCTGCTCCTGTTTGGAGGTGAGGACGGGGGGACACGCTCCGAGAGCCACGCGTGCGGTGGCTGGCTCACGGAGAGAGGATGTGTGCGACGTGGTGGTGAGAACGGCTGTGGTGACGGGGGCGGGGAGCGGTGTCGGGCGGGCCTGTGCACTGGGGCTGCTGGCCGACGGCTGGAGCGTCGTGCTGACCGGCAGGCGTACGGCGCGGCTGGAGGAGACGGTGGCGCTCGCGCCCCCGGCGGAACGTGGCCGCGCCGTGGCCGTCGCCGCGGACATCACCGACCCGGTGGCCGTCGATGACTTGTTCGCGGCGGTGGGAGAGCGGTTCGGCCGGCTCGACCTGCTGTTCAACAACGCCGCCGACACCATGCCGTACACCGCCACCGAGGATGTCGGCGTCGAGGACTGGCACCGTGTCATGGACTCCATCGCCACCGGCACCTTCCTGTGTTCGCGGGCCGCGTTCCGGATGATGAAGCGGCAGTCGCCGCGAGGCGGGCGGATCATCAACAACGGTGCTCCTTCCGCCCAGGCGCCCCGCCCCGACTCGATCGCCTTCACCGCGGCCAAGCACGCCGTGGCCGGGCTGACCCGTTCGCTCTCCCTCGACGGCCGCCGCTACGACATCTCCTGCGGCCAGATCGACATCGGCAATGTGACCCCGCACGACCGGCCGCAGCCCGAGGTGCGCCAGGCCGACGGGTCGCTCCGGGCCGAGCCGACCATGGACATGCGGCATGTCGTCGACATGGTGCGCGCCATGGCCGCGCTACCGGCCGGGGTGAACATTCAGTCCGTCCTGGTCATGCCGAGCTCCATGCCGTACGTCGGCCGGGGATAGCCCGGCGACGTAGGCCCGCACCCAGCGGCCGGGCACCAGGTGCCCGGCCTGCTGCCAGGCCAGCATCCGGTGCAGTCCGTCGAGGTGGATCAGCCCCTCGCGGACCGTCAGTGCCTCGTAGTCCTGACCCGGCACCGCGCTGGTGCTGAGGAACAGCGGCCGCGGCCGGGCGTGGATCTGACGTGCGAGCTTGCGCCGGCACAGCGGATTGGTGTCGGCGTACGACGTTCCCAGTGCGGTGAGCCGGGATGCCGCCGCGGCCACGGTCAGGCCGGTCCTCGGGATCAGCTCGACCCCGCCGTTCTCCCCGAGATGCCAGGGCAGCACGACGTCGAGTACTTCGGTGCCCTCCAGCATCACCTCGTGCCAGCGGCCTCCGAGGGTCAGCTGGGCGTTATGGATGTGGGTCCGGGCCTCGTCGTTCGAGTTGGCCTCGTCGTCCGGGTCATAGGGGTGCTCACGGCCGAATCGCCTCATGAGTGCGTCAAAGGTGACCGCTTCCAACACCTTCATGCCGACGTTCCCGTTCCTGTGCGGACGTATTCGCTGAAATGCCGGTCGGCGAACAGTTCCGGCCAGCGTCCCTGGCCCAGTCCCCGTTCCCGGCCCACGGACAGTACCTCGCGCCAGTACGGCTTGACCGGGGGCCACAGCGTGCCCGTCCGGCAGTACGACGCGTCGATCATGTAGCGAGGTCCCCCGCCCGCCGTCGGACCGGGCGCGGCGCGGCGGGTGTGGAACAGCGCGGAGTGCAGGAGCACGGTGGAGCCCGGCGGAAGCTCCTCGATGAGTACTTCACCCGGCTGCGCGGCCGTCCCCAGGTGTGTCCACGCGTCCTTCTCGGCAACGAGGTGGTGCGATCCGGGCAGCACGGCCAGGGAGCCCACCGTGGGCTGGAGCCCGCCTATGTAGTGCAGGGTGTGGATCATGGGCTGATCTCGGTCCCGTTGCGGCCGCTGCTCGTAGTCGTGGTGCCAGTTCTTGCCGCTGCCTCCGGGCGGGCGGCGGTCGCTGTGCAGGTGGTGGAAGACGAAGGACGGCCCCAGCAGGCTGTCGTCACTGAGCAGTTCCAGCAGGGGGGCGTAGGCCGCGAGTTCTCCGTGCGCCTCCATCCGCAACTCCACCACCGACGGCGGAGCGCATTCCTCCGGGCGTAAGCACGCGTCGATGGATAACTGCCTCAGACCGGAATCGACCCACTCGTCGACTTCGCGCGCGAGGCGCTCGACCAGGGTGCCGGGAAGCAGTCCGGGCAACACGAGGTAGCCGGTCTCCTTGAAGTTCGCCACCTGCGCTTCGAGATCCATGAAACCGATCACGCGATGAAACCCCCCACTATTCACCGAGATGCCAAGAGACGTACGGCTGAGCGTCCGGTCCTTTCTATCCCTCTCCACTACGGCGCACGCCCCGCCGACCGACAATGGCCAAAGGCCAGCACTTTGGCCGGAACCGCCGCGAGGGCGGCGAAGGGAAACGACCGTACGACGGCCGCTCACGGGGGTGCGGGGGTCGACGCGTGCGGACAGGGCGCCGTCCCGGATCAGCCGGGCAGGCCGCCACGTCCCGGGGCGGGCCCCCGGTCTACGGGACAGCCCTTGGCCCGGCCGTCTCCCGCGCGGGCGTACGGGATCTCATCGGCGCCCCCGGTGACCGAGCCGCGCCGAGAGGTCCTCGGCGCCCTTGACCGCCAGCGCGGCGAGTTCCGCCTCGCGGTCCTCGCTCCAGCGGATCACGGGTACGGAGATGGAGAGCGCGGCGACGACACGGCCCGTGCTGTCGCGCACCGGTGCGGCCACGCAGCTCACATCCGGGTTGGACTCCCGGTGCTCCACGGCGATGCCGCGCTCCCGGACGTCGGCCAGGACAGCGTGCAGCTCATCGGGATCCGTGATGCTGTCGGGCGTCATCCGGGCGAACTCGCGCCCTTCGATGCGGGCCCGCAGTTCGGTTTCGGGCAGCGAGGCGAGCAGCATCTTGCCGACGGAGGTGCAGTGCGCGGGCAGTCTCCGTCCGGCGGCCGAGACCATCCGCACGGCGTGGGTGGAGTCCACCTTGGCGATGTAGATGACATCGGCGTCCTCCAGGACGGCGACATGGACGGTCTCGTCGCAGGTCTCCGCGACGTCGCGGGCCACCTGCTGTCCCTCGGCGGCGAGGTCCAGCTGTTCGGCGTACCGGCTGCCGAGCTGGTAGGTGCGTACGCCGAGCCGGTAGCGGCCGGGCTGTTCGGGGACGGCCACCAGATAGGAGCGGGCGGCCAGGGTGGTGAGCAGCTCGTGCACGGTGGTGCGCGGGAGTTGGAGCCTGCGGGTGACGTCGGGGGCGGAGAGCGTCCCGTCCCCTTCCAGGAACAGTTCGAGTATGTCGAATGCCCGGGTCACGGCCGGTACCAATCGCCCCATGGCGCACACCCCTTGCGTTCGAAATTCCGACCATTGGCCGGTATGACGAACACAGGCTAGCCGCTGCGCGATCCATTGACACTACCGAGGATCGCTGAATACGGTCGCGCCAGCATTTCGAACGAGTGACGAAATATCGAACAGAGCTGGGGGCAACTGCCGTGCGCATCACGGGAATCAGCACTCACGTCGTCGGGACGCCCTGGCGCAATCTCACCTATGTCGTCGTCCGGACCGACGAGGGTCTCACCGGCGTCGGCGAGACCCGGATGCTCGGCCGCACCGACGCCCTCGTCGGCTATCTCCGCGAGGCGACGGCCAACCACATCACCGGCTCAGATCCGTTCGCGGTGGAGGATCTCGTACGGCGGATGAAGTACGGCGACTACGGACGGGCCGGGGAGATCGTCATGTCGGGCATCGCCGTGGTGGAGATGGCCTGCTGGGACATCAAGGGCAAGGCCCTGGGCGTCCCGGTCTGGCAGCTGCTGGGCGGCCGGGTCACCGACCGGGTCAAGGCGTACGCGAACGGCTGGTACACCACCGAGCGCACCCCCGAGGCGTACCACCGGGCCGCCCGGACCGTCATGGACCGCGGCTACCGGGCCCTGAAGATCGACCCCTTCGGGACCGGGCACTACGAACTCGACCACGCGGGCACCACCTACGCGGTGTCGCTCATCGAGGCGGTACGGGACGCGATCGGGCCGGACGCCGAACTGATGCTGGAGATGCACGGACGCTTCAGCCCCTCCACGGCGGTGCGGCTGGCGAAGGATCTGGCCCCGTTCCGGCCGGCCTGGCTGGAGGAACCGGTGCCGCCGGAGAACCTCGACGCGCTCAGGAAGGTGGCGGACAAGGTGGATCTGCCCATCGCCACCGGCGAGCGGATCCATGACCGGATCGAGTTCCGCGAGCTGTTCGCCTCCCGGGCGGCCGACATCATCCAGCCGGACGTCGGACACATCGGGGGGATTCTGGAGACCCGGAAACTCGCCGCGACCGCCGAGACGCACTACACGCTCCTCGCCCCGCACAATGTGGGCGGCTCCGTCCTGACCGCCGCCACGCTCCAACTGGCGGCCTGCACACCGAACTTCAAGATCCTCGAACACTTCAATGACTTCGCGGACGCGGACATCAAGCAGGTGGTCAGGGGCGCGCCCCAGGTCGATCCCGACACCGGCTGCTTCGAGGTGTCGCACGCACCCGGCCTCGGGGTCGAGCTGGACGAGGACGCC is a genomic window of Streptomyces sp. NBC_01237 containing:
- a CDS encoding phytanoyl-CoA dioxygenase family protein produces the protein MDLEAQVANFKETGYLVLPGLLPGTLVERLAREVDEWVDSGLRQLSIDACLRPEECAPPSVVELRMEAHGELAAYAPLLELLSDDSLLGPSFVFHHLHSDRRPPGGSGKNWHHDYEQRPQRDRDQPMIHTLHYIGGLQPTVGSLAVLPGSHHLVAEKDAWTHLGTAAQPGEVLIEELPPGSTVLLHSALFHTRRAAPGPTAGGGPRYMIDASYCRTGTLWPPVKPYWREVLSVGRERGLGQGRWPELFADRHFSEYVRTGTGTSA
- a CDS encoding DUF6309 family protein, which produces MKVLEAVTFDALMRRFGREHPYDPDDEANSNDEARTHIHNAQLTLGGRWHEVMLEGTEVLDVVLPWHLGENGGVELIPRTGLTVAAAASRLTALGTSYADTNPLCRRKLARQIHARPRPLFLSTSAVPGQDYEALTVREGLIHLDGLHRMLAWQQAGHLVPGRWVRAYVAGLSPADVRHGARHDQDGLNVHPGR
- a CDS encoding SDR family oxidoreductase, with product MVVRTAVVTGAGSGVGRACALGLLADGWSVVLTGRRTARLEETVALAPPAERGRAVAVAADITDPVAVDDLFAAVGERFGRLDLLFNNAADTMPYTATEDVGVEDWHRVMDSIATGTFLCSRAAFRMMKRQSPRGGRIINNGAPSAQAPRPDSIAFTAAKHAVAGLTRSLSLDGRRYDISCGQIDIGNVTPHDRPQPEVRQADGSLRAEPTMDMRHVVDMVRAMAALPAGVNIQSVLVMPSSMPYVGRG
- a CDS encoding mandelate racemase/muconate lactonizing enzyme family protein; amino-acid sequence: MRITGISTHVVGTPWRNLTYVVVRTDEGLTGVGETRMLGRTDALVGYLREATANHITGSDPFAVEDLVRRMKYGDYGRAGEIVMSGIAVVEMACWDIKGKALGVPVWQLLGGRVTDRVKAYANGWYTTERTPEAYHRAARTVMDRGYRALKIDPFGTGHYELDHAGTTYAVSLIEAVRDAIGPDAELMLEMHGRFSPSTAVRLAKDLAPFRPAWLEEPVPPENLDALRKVADKVDLPIATGERIHDRIEFRELFASRAADIIQPDVGHIGGILETRKLAATAETHYTLLAPHNVGGSVLTAATLQLAACTPNFKILEHFNDFADADIKQVVRGAPQVDPDTGCFEVSHAPGLGVELDEDAAAEFPQQRARFDLWAEGWERRAPK
- a CDS encoding IclR family transcriptional regulator — its product is MGRLVPAVTRAFDILELFLEGDGTLSAPDVTRRLQLPRTTVHELLTTLAARSYLVAVPEQPGRYRLGVRTYQLGSRYAEQLDLAAEGQQVARDVAETCDETVHVAVLEDADVIYIAKVDSTHAVRMVSAAGRRLPAHCTSVGKMLLASLPETELRARIEGREFARMTPDSITDPDELHAVLADVRERGIAVEHRESNPDVSCVAAPVRDSTGRVVAALSISVPVIRWSEDREAELAALAVKGAEDLSARLGHRGRR
- a CDS encoding aspartate aminotransferase family protein, with translation MNDAFPALGGTEGSRSWFDRAQASLAGGISSSARLTSTGPHPYPLYMQSGSGARIRDVDGNEYIDYLVSYGSAVLGHASPLLTDALTEVLHTGTMFGTCNVPEVELAELICRMVPCADLVRFANSGSEAVQGAVRAARGYTGRSGILKFEGHYHGWSDTLAISNRPTLAEAGPYDAPHSVPHSPGIPAGVVDDVVVCPWNDPAALRAVLDAHRDLAAVICEPIVANNACTMPDAGFLDLLRDECTARGIVLIFDEVCTGFRTGPGGAQGLFGVLPDLAVFSKALGGGLPIAAFAGRREVMEPLARAEVKHGGTYNASPLCATAALVTLRTLNDPAVTKRIDETGRRVMETVRRAAHDSGVPCAVQGVGAMFQVVFTPDGTPTRQYRDLLRTDQPRYDAFRHELLKRGVHTNAYGMACWFVPAVVSEDDLAATCRAVEEAFAVL